Proteins from one Impatiens glandulifera chromosome 2, dImpGla2.1, whole genome shotgun sequence genomic window:
- the LOC124928103 gene encoding phytolongin Phyl1.1-like: protein MDSIQNTVYYCCIVKEDQIMYTYSNGNSEIESLAELCLEKMIPPFHKWYFQTMNQKIFGFFKEDKFVYFAILDESLGNSGVYKFLKTVNDEFRKAIQNSSRRNMTDLNALALQEQFLPVIHRLIVSLDKTANFSMEMPMMALTNLSVKTVKERLVVEETGKDCERGEVLRRAITGNEIGRRKWCREIRIVIAIDVGVCLVLLAVWLIICSGVKCTR, encoded by the coding sequence ATGGATTCAATTCAGAATACAGTCTATTACTGTTGTATagtaaaagaagatcagattaTGTATACTTATAGTAATGGAAATTCAGAAATTGAAAGTTTAGCCGAATTGTGTTTGGAGAAGATGATACCTCCTTTTCATAAATGGTATTTTCAGACGATGAATCAAAAGATATTTGGGTTTTTTAAGGAAGACAAATTCGTTTATTTCGCGATTTTAGATGAGTCTCTTGGTAATTCAGGTGTTTATAAGTTTCTAAAAACGGTTAATGATGAATTCAGAAAAGCTATCCAAAACAGTTCTAGAAGAAATATGACAGATCTTAATGCTCTTGCTTTGCAAGAACAGTTTTTGCCTGTTATTCATAGGTTGATTGTTTCTTTGGATAAGACTGCAAACTTTTCCATGGAAATGCCTATGATGGCCTTAACCAACTTGTCGGTTAAGACCGTTAAGGAGCGATTGGTTGTAGAGGAGACAGGTAAAGATTGTGAACGAGGTGAGGTTTTAAGGAGGGCGATAACGGGTAATGAAATTGGTAGAAGGAAATGGTGTCGAGAAATTCGAATTGTTATTGCTATCGATGTTGGTGTTTGTTTGGTTCTTCTTGCGGTTTGGTTGATAATTTGTAGTGGAGTCAAATGCACCCGATGA